A DNA window from Streptomyces sp. 71268 contains the following coding sequences:
- a CDS encoding acyl carrier protein, whose translation MNESDIRTGVREVFAQVLATSPEQVPVDADLYDDLGADSLNKLEVIAHVEARFGCRLTDDEAALGNSVDSLARYVGGHVG comes from the coding sequence TTGAACGAGTCTGACATCCGTACCGGCGTGCGCGAGGTCTTCGCGCAGGTCCTGGCCACCTCGCCGGAGCAGGTGCCGGTCGACGCCGACCTCTACGACGACCTCGGCGCCGACTCGCTGAACAAGCTTGAGGTCATCGCGCACGTCGAGGCCCGCTTCGGCTGCCGGCTCACCGACGACGAGGCGGCCCTCGGCAACTCCGTCGACAGCCTCGCGCGGTACGTGGGCGGCCATGTCGGCTGA
- a CDS encoding beta-ketoacyl-[acyl-carrier-protein] synthase family protein, whose amino-acid sequence MPESERVVVTGLGVVSPLGCDVDRFWHAVTSGTVATGPITRFAADAYPTHLAAEVSAPHLTTPYADDGTLTPRSLRYAEHAVRDALDSSKVLPATDPRRVGLVIGTVMGTRPHLEELRRRGADTATDRRWDAPALLASWPAERFGLRGPRHVLAAGCAGGNTAIGLAADLIASGQADCVLAGGVDELAEAVFQLFTTLRAVEPEVVRPFDRDRRGTMPSEGAGILTLESLAHARARGATVIAELRGHAMAADAHHMTAPHPAGDALLRCVDESLRRAGLTPGDVDYVSAHGTGTPVNDATEAACLAGYFGAAGARPATSSIKGMLGHAQGAASALEAVACVLAIARGRVPGNPTLRTVDDRCRDLDLVRGPARDLPVRVALSNAFGFGGNTATVVFGTPTD is encoded by the coding sequence GTGCCGGAGTCGGAGCGGGTGGTGGTGACCGGTCTCGGCGTCGTCTCGCCACTCGGCTGCGACGTGGACCGGTTCTGGCACGCGGTGACCTCGGGGACGGTGGCGACCGGGCCGATCACCCGGTTCGCCGCCGACGCCTACCCCACGCACCTGGCCGCCGAGGTCAGCGCGCCACACCTCACCACGCCGTACGCCGACGACGGCACGCTCACCCCGCGTTCCCTGCGCTACGCCGAGCACGCCGTACGCGACGCCCTCGACTCCTCCAAGGTGCTGCCCGCCACCGACCCGCGCCGGGTCGGCCTGGTCATCGGCACCGTCATGGGCACCCGCCCGCACCTGGAGGAGCTGCGCCGCCGGGGCGCCGACACCGCCACCGACCGCCGCTGGGACGCGCCCGCCCTGCTCGCCTCCTGGCCCGCCGAGCGCTTCGGCCTGCGCGGCCCGCGCCACGTCCTCGCGGCCGGCTGCGCCGGCGGCAACACCGCCATCGGCCTGGCGGCCGACCTGATCGCCAGCGGGCAGGCGGACTGCGTCCTGGCCGGCGGCGTGGACGAGCTGGCCGAGGCCGTCTTCCAACTCTTCACCACCCTGCGCGCCGTGGAGCCGGAGGTCGTACGGCCCTTCGACCGCGACCGGCGCGGCACGATGCCGTCCGAGGGCGCCGGCATCCTCACCCTGGAGTCGCTGGCCCACGCGCGCGCCCGTGGCGCCACCGTCATCGCCGAGCTGCGCGGCCACGCGATGGCCGCCGACGCGCACCACATGACGGCCCCGCACCCGGCCGGCGACGCCCTGCTGCGCTGCGTGGACGAGAGCCTGCGCCGGGCCGGGCTGACCCCCGGCGACGTCGACTACGTCAGCGCGCACGGCACCGGCACGCCCGTCAACGACGCCACCGAAGCGGCCTGCCTCGCCGGCTACTTCGGCGCCGCCGGGGCCCGCCCGGCCACCTCGTCCATCAAGGGCATGCTGGGCCACGCGCAGGGCGCGGCCAGCGCCCTGGAGGCGGTGGCCTGCGTGCTGGCCATCGCCCGCGGTCGGGTGCCGGGCAACCCGACGCTGCGCACCGTGGACGACCGCTGCCGCGACCTGGACCTGGTCCGTGGCCCGGCCCGGGATCTGCCGGTGCGCGTCGCGCTCAGCAACGCGTTCGGCTTCGGCGGCAACACGGCGACGGTGGTGTTCGGCACCCCGACGGACTGA
- a CDS encoding beta-ketoacyl synthase N-terminal-like domain-containing protein, producing MPTQDTTRTSPVPVTGVGVVSAAGTSVAALYEDLLAGARPVTVRDVPLVAGAIPAGPNWRPDQDSARDVEAAHVTAPLTLPPHVDARARRTIGRDTGLLLSAAQAALTTAEDAPATAEPGQPPQAAPARAGAARPVPASSPPPPPVPLRGADPARIGVLTGTLHAGRSEYVAIHNRAGADAGPVNPVWGPRSSYNAPGAALSIHLGLRGPNLTLTSGAAVGLDAIALGVQHVRTGRCDAVIAGGVDSLSAACPPPAADAAAEPAGAPAGESAAPAGEGAAVVVLTAPDGPVHAPAVAHVCATARAYAAGGAGRPSGGPGETASANPEAVPGAPDLAEAGAEAARAALREAGRAAHEVAVAVTVAAPHTPAGAVERAAVTAVFGPALPHLTAAGTTGTTGGADGALAFAVAVEALTRTTAPPPIPPGPDSNTNTDTNTNTAPAAPLALCLGLDPDGAATALLLTGATPTTTPTGATR from the coding sequence GTGCCAACGCAGGACACGACCCGGACGAGCCCGGTGCCGGTCACCGGGGTGGGGGTGGTGAGCGCGGCGGGGACCTCGGTCGCCGCGCTGTACGAGGACCTGCTCGCCGGCGCCCGACCGGTCACGGTGCGCGACGTGCCGCTGGTCGCCGGCGCCATCCCGGCCGGCCCGAACTGGCGGCCCGACCAGGACAGCGCCCGCGACGTCGAGGCCGCCCACGTCACCGCGCCCCTGACGCTCCCGCCGCACGTCGACGCCCGGGCCAGGCGCACCATCGGCCGGGACACGGGGCTGCTGCTCAGCGCCGCGCAGGCGGCCCTGACCACCGCCGAGGACGCCCCGGCGACGGCCGAGCCGGGCCAGCCACCCCAGGCCGCGCCGGCCCGGGCCGGCGCGGCGCGGCCCGTACCAGCCTCGTCGCCGCCCCCGCCGCCGGTCCCGCTGCGCGGCGCCGACCCGGCCCGGATCGGCGTCCTCACCGGCACGCTGCACGCCGGGCGCAGCGAGTACGTGGCCATCCACAACCGGGCCGGCGCCGACGCGGGCCCGGTCAACCCGGTCTGGGGCCCGCGGTCCAGCTACAACGCCCCCGGCGCCGCCCTCTCCATCCACCTCGGCCTGCGCGGCCCCAACCTCACCCTGACCTCGGGCGCGGCCGTCGGCCTCGACGCCATCGCGCTGGGCGTCCAGCACGTGCGTACGGGACGCTGCGACGCGGTCATCGCCGGCGGCGTGGACTCGCTGTCGGCCGCGTGCCCACCACCGGCGGCGGACGCGGCAGCCGAGCCCGCCGGGGCACCGGCCGGGGAGAGCGCGGCACCGGCCGGGGAGGGCGCGGCCGTCGTCGTCCTGACCGCCCCGGACGGCCCCGTACACGCCCCGGCCGTGGCCCACGTGTGCGCCACGGCCCGTGCGTACGCCGCCGGAGGCGCGGGTAGGCCGAGCGGCGGGCCGGGGGAGACCGCGTCCGCGAACCCCGAGGCCGTGCCCGGCGCGCCGGACCTCGCCGAGGCGGGCGCCGAGGCCGCGCGCGCGGCGCTGCGGGAGGCCGGCCGGGCCGCGCACGAGGTCGCCGTCGCGGTGACCGTCGCCGCCCCCCACACCCCGGCCGGCGCCGTTGAACGCGCCGCCGTCACCGCCGTGTTCGGGCCCGCGCTGCCCCACCTGACCGCCGCCGGCACCACCGGCACCACGGGCGGCGCCGACGGCGCGCTGGCCTTCGCGGTCGCGGTCGAGGCGCTGACCAGAACCACGGCCCCACCCCCGATCCCGCCAGGCCCCGACAGCAACACCAACACCGACACCAACACCAACACCGCCCCCGCGGCCCCGCTCGCGCTCTGTCTCGGCCTCGACCCGGACGGCGCGGCCACCGCCCTCCTCCTCACCGGCGCCACCCCCACCACGACACCGACGGGAGCCACCCGATGA
- a CDS encoding alpha/beta fold hydrolase, whose product MRTGPDRLVLREGGPYRLVCLPYAGGSARSFTRLVRQVTEDWTVVAAQPPAAHAHGTPPDLDELADFYADLLATDLAGPGIVLGHSLGAAVAHRMAQRHAPNWPADLRLVLSAPPRPGPPRYALAGLDDHSLLSVARARGIVPELELPDELVIRLLLPGLRRDLAALGGRGWNPEPVGPPVHLLGGTDDPVSPPAVLTELADQLAARGTRWVPGGHLVVMDQPEATYAALRKIAGCAPLARPRPAAPPTAVAGTAIAPAPAAAAPNADPD is encoded by the coding sequence ATGAGGACCGGGCCGGACAGACTGGTGCTGCGCGAGGGCGGACCGTACCGCCTGGTGTGCCTGCCGTACGCGGGCGGCTCGGCCAGGTCGTTCACGCGGCTGGTGCGCCAGGTCACCGAGGACTGGACGGTCGTGGCCGCCCAGCCACCCGCCGCCCACGCCCACGGCACGCCGCCCGACCTGGACGAACTGGCGGACTTCTACGCCGATTTGCTCGCCACCGACCTCGCCGGCCCCGGCATCGTGCTCGGACACAGCCTGGGCGCCGCGGTGGCGCACCGGATGGCCCAGCGGCACGCGCCGAACTGGCCCGCCGACCTGCGGCTGGTTCTGTCAGCCCCACCCCGCCCCGGGCCACCCCGCTACGCGCTGGCCGGCCTCGACGACCACTCGCTGCTCTCGGTGGCCCGCGCCCGGGGCATCGTCCCGGAACTGGAGCTGCCCGACGAGCTGGTGATCCGGCTGCTGCTGCCCGGACTGCGCCGCGACCTGGCGGCGCTCGGCGGCAGGGGCTGGAACCCGGAGCCGGTGGGCCCCCCGGTCCACCTGCTGGGCGGCACCGACGACCCGGTCAGCCCGCCGGCCGTCCTGACGGAGCTGGCAGACCAGTTGGCCGCGCGCGGCACGCGCTGGGTGCCGGGCGGCCACCTGGTCGTGATGGACCAGCCCGAGGCCACCTACGCGGCCCTGCGCAAGATCGCGGGCTGCGCCCCGCTGGCTCGCCCGCGCCCCGCCGCCCCACCCACGGCGGTGGCGGGCACCGCGATCGCGCCGGCCCCGGCCGCCGCCGCACCGAACGCCGACCCCGACTGA
- a CDS encoding metalloregulator ArsR/SmtB family transcription factor: MPLREEPSVAHPAHERTPGKRQLDVASTVFALLADPTRLHLLWLLAQGEADVTALTTASGATRTAVSQHLAKLRLAGVVQARKEGRHAVYALRDGHLRRLVVEALQHADHQVTGAPWHA; this comes from the coding sequence ATGCCGCTCCGCGAAGAGCCCTCAGTTGCACACCCCGCGCACGAGCGCACCCCGGGCAAGCGGCAACTGGACGTCGCCTCCACGGTGTTCGCACTGCTCGCCGACCCGACCCGGCTGCACCTGCTGTGGCTCCTCGCCCAGGGCGAGGCCGACGTCACGGCCCTGACCACGGCCAGCGGCGCGACCCGCACGGCGGTCAGCCAGCACCTGGCCAAGCTGCGCCTGGCCGGCGTGGTGCAGGCGCGCAAGGAGGGCCGGCACGCGGTGTACGCGCTGCGCGACGGCCACCTGCGCCGCCTGGTGGTCGAGGCACTCCAACACGCGGACCACCAGGTGACGGGGGCTCCCTGGCACGCGTGA
- a CDS encoding MOSC domain-containing protein: MLGTVRTLRRYPVKSMLGEELAVADVTPRGLRHDRRIALVHRETGKIASAKNPRLWRDLLTLSATVGDADQEGDTGADGPPVRITLPDGRTLLATDAKTDAVLSELLGAPVRVAHTPPPGATLERSKPEEVLAAGIDAEVGHDETEIGTGAPDGTFFDFAPLHLITSATLAHIAQLSPRGTVEAERYRPNIIVSVPTEPPTPGAHTPSPAFPENAWVGRHLHIGDELTLHILSTTPRCAIPTLAHGPLPRDTHALRVPAAHNRVEPHPGMGPQPCAGVYARVIRPGRVRQGDPVRLGEVASTGGDAN; the protein is encoded by the coding sequence ATGCTGGGCACGGTACGTACGCTGCGGCGCTACCCCGTCAAGTCGATGCTCGGCGAGGAGTTGGCCGTAGCCGACGTCACGCCGCGCGGCCTGCGCCACGACCGGCGGATCGCCCTGGTGCACCGCGAGACCGGCAAGATCGCCAGTGCCAAGAACCCACGGCTCTGGCGCGACCTGCTCACCCTCTCGGCCACGGTGGGGGACGCGGACCAGGAGGGTGACACCGGCGCCGACGGGCCGCCCGTGCGCATCACCCTCCCCGACGGCCGCACCCTGCTGGCCACCGACGCGAAGACCGACGCCGTCCTCAGCGAACTGCTCGGCGCACCGGTCCGGGTGGCCCACACCCCGCCGCCCGGCGCCACCCTGGAACGCTCGAAGCCGGAGGAGGTGCTGGCGGCCGGCATCGACGCCGAGGTGGGCCACGACGAGACCGAGATCGGCACGGGCGCGCCCGATGGCACCTTCTTCGACTTCGCCCCGCTCCACCTGATCACCTCCGCCACCCTGGCCCACATAGCCCAACTGAGCCCGCGCGGCACCGTGGAGGCCGAGCGCTACCGCCCCAACATCATCGTGTCCGTCCCCACCGAACCCCCGACGCCGGGTGCCCACACCCCATCACCCGCCTTCCCGGAGAACGCCTGGGTCGGCCGCCACCTGCACATCGGCGACGAACTGACGCTGCACATCCTGTCCACCACCCCGCGCTGCGCCATCCCCACCCTGGCCCACGGCCCCCTGCCCCGGGACACCCACGCCCTACGCGTCCCCGCCGCCCACAACCGCGTCGAACCACACCCGGGCATGGGTCCCCAACCGTGCGCGGGCGTCTACGCACGCGTCATCCGCCCCGGCCGCGTACGCCAGGGCGACCCGGTCCGCCTGGGCGAGGTGGCGTCGACCGGGGGCGACGCCAACTAG
- a CDS encoding alkene reductase, translated as MRELLRPYRAGRLELANRLAMAPMTRGRADDVTGVPSPHAATYYRQRAGAGLLITEGVYVNALAKGGPGIPGLVTDAQTRGWREVTDAVHAEGGTIFAQLWHVGRMTHPLTLPDGALPVAPSAVAIEGTRIYTRDGLLDHVTPRELTVDEIARTVEDFASAARRAVAAGFDGVEIHGANGYLIQQFIADNTNLRTDAYGGSVTGRLRFAIEVVEAVVAEVGADRVGLRVSPDNAENQLAETDARTTYRALVDALDPLGLAYLHVLRNGAYEAIADLRTRWSGTLVANTNGPVPSSPGAGARLVRDGHADVIAIGRLFMTNPDLPARLAHGTPLAGPPTENVYGGGAEGYTDYPAATDAPGVPAGA; from the coding sequence GTGCGGGAGTTGCTGAGGCCGTACCGGGCGGGCCGACTGGAGCTGGCGAACCGGTTGGCGATGGCCCCGATGACACGGGGCCGGGCCGACGACGTGACGGGGGTGCCGAGCCCGCACGCGGCGACGTACTACCGACAGCGCGCCGGGGCCGGGCTGCTGATCACCGAGGGCGTGTACGTCAACGCGCTCGCCAAGGGCGGCCCCGGCATCCCGGGCCTGGTGACCGACGCGCAGACGCGTGGCTGGCGGGAGGTGACCGACGCGGTGCACGCCGAGGGCGGCACGATCTTCGCCCAGCTGTGGCACGTGGGCCGGATGACCCACCCGCTGACCCTCCCGGACGGCGCGCTGCCGGTGGCCCCGTCGGCCGTCGCCATCGAGGGGACGCGGATCTACACCCGGGACGGGCTGCTCGACCACGTCACCCCGCGCGAGCTGACCGTCGACGAGATCGCCCGCACGGTGGAGGACTTCGCGTCCGCCGCCCGGCGCGCGGTCGCGGCGGGCTTCGACGGCGTGGAGATCCACGGCGCGAACGGCTACCTGATCCAGCAGTTCATCGCCGACAACACCAACCTGCGCACGGACGCGTACGGCGGCTCGGTCACCGGCCGCCTGCGGTTCGCCATAGAGGTCGTCGAGGCGGTCGTGGCCGAGGTCGGCGCGGACCGCGTGGGGCTGCGCGTCTCGCCGGACAACGCCGAGAACCAGCTCGCGGAGACCGACGCGCGCACCACGTACCGCGCGCTGGTCGACGCGCTGGACCCACTGGGCCTGGCCTATCTGCACGTGTTGCGGAACGGTGCCTACGAAGCCATCGCGGACCTGCGGACGCGCTGGTCGGGAACGCTCGTCGCCAACACGAACGGCCCCGTGCCGAGCAGCCCCGGGGCGGGGGCGCGGCTGGTGCGGGACGGGCACGCGGACGTGATCGCCATCGGCCGCCTGTTCATGACCAACCCGGACCTGCCCGCCCGCCTGGCCCACGGCACCCCGCTCGCTGGCCCACCGACGGAGAACGTGTACGGGGGCGGGGCGGAGGGTTACACCGACTACCCGGCCGCGACGGACGCCCCCGGGGTTCCGGCGGGCGCCTAG
- a CDS encoding RidA family protein produces the protein MSSNDSAPATTERIEKIATAPDWYAPYRISQAVRAGGFVYVSGQAGFEEDGTTVEGGFLAQGRQAFRNVGRVLAAAGLTFADVVKVGIFVRDMAANLPHVITLRGEFLAEPYPADTLIEVVSLAQPDWQIEVEVIALDRSAA, from the coding sequence ATGTCCAGCAACGACAGCGCGCCCGCCACCACGGAGCGCATCGAGAAGATCGCGACCGCGCCGGACTGGTACGCGCCGTACCGGATATCGCAGGCCGTCCGGGCCGGGGGCTTCGTGTACGTGTCCGGGCAGGCGGGCTTCGAGGAGGACGGGACGACCGTCGAGGGCGGGTTCCTGGCACAGGGGCGGCAGGCGTTCCGGAACGTCGGACGGGTACTGGCGGCGGCCGGCCTGACCTTCGCGGACGTCGTCAAGGTCGGCATCTTCGTACGGGACATGGCGGCGAACCTCCCGCACGTGATCACGCTGCGCGGCGAGTTCCTGGCCGAGCCCTACCCCGCCGACACCCTCATCGAGGTCGTCTCGCTGGCCCAGCCCGACTGGCAGATCGAGGTCGAGGTCATCGCGCTGGACCGGAGCGCCGCGTGA